The Thermofilaceae archaeon genomic sequence AGCCGAAGCTGGCCGCGTACCACAGGCTCTCGAAAACCTCCCTGGCGCCGGAGAGCCTCTCACCAAGCTCCCGGAGGCCTCCCGCAACCCCCCTGAAGTCTACCGAGAGGAGCGTCTGCGGCTGCTGGAGGAGGTCCAGCACGTCGTGGAGCAGCCTCCTCCCCCGCCCCGCCTCAGGGTTGGGGAACTGGTAGAAGCCCGGGTCCAGCACCATCTCGTGCACCGCGAGCTCAACGAGCCCACCCTCAGGGCCGGGGAAGGGGTCGGAGTTCAGGATCCTCAAGCGCAAGTCCTTGAGCTTGAACCTGAGGACCCTGAGCGCCGCCAGAACGGCGACCAGCGCCGTGCTCGGCATGTAGTTGACGCCGTGGGTGAGGTCCAGCCAGACCTCGTCAACCCCGCCCGCGTCGAGAACCTTCTTCAGCACGTGGAGGAGAACCACGCTCTTGTAGAGCTGCAGCGAGCCCCTGAAGACCAACCAGCGATCCTTGAGCCTGAAGCGGCCGAACCCCGGGCACACCAGAACCTCAACCGAGCCCTTCAGCCACCCCCTCACCCCCTCGTCGAGAGACTCCTCCTCAACTTCGAAGGCGTCAACGAACTCGCCGTAAACCTTCTCAACCCAGCACCTAACCTCACGCTCCAACTCCCCCCAAGTTCCCGGCAGCGAGCCAGCCCGGAGGCCGGGCGAAGCGTAGAGCGTGTCAGGAACGAGGATGAGCGCCCTCGCGCCGCGGCCAGCCCCATAGAGGATCAGCGGCAGAGCACTCCTAGCCCTACCCGCGAGCTCGCGAAACCTGTACCTAACCCCCGCCCACCGCGAAGGGTCACCCCACGTCGAAACTATCAGAACACCGCCGGACACCACCCGTCAAATGCAGTGGACACAAGGGTTATTTCTGGGCAACGCTGAAACAAGCGGCCACCCCACTGCAGAGACCACCAAGCTCCCAGCAGCAGCGCGGACACGAAACCAGTATATAAACCGGGTAACCAGCTCGCATTAAGCATCTCCACAGAGCAGCAAACAATGAAGGGGAACGCGAGCCAGCCCGCACGCTAGCGCAAGGCGGTAAAGACCCCCAGTCGCTGGAGTAATCCGTCATCTATCGTGCTTTCATCCCTAAGAAGAAGGGGTCAGCAGCATACATATTTGGAACCCATTTGTCTGAAAATCGATGAAAAGAGAGAAAGAAACGATGAGAGGAGAGGATGTAGAGAACTTCATTAATAAGGTAAAGCGGTCGCCTTCAACGCTGCTCTGCGGATGTAGGAAGTACCATGAGATAGAGCAGAGGGACATCCCATACGTGGTCTCATGGTATTTAATGCGTAACACCGAAAATCCCCACTTTGTACTTGCTGGGGCAAAAACAATGGTGCTTACCTGGAACGCGATGTACTATCAATGGTTGCCGACAGATGTTAAAGCTAACCTAGAGAAGGATATCATGGACTCCTACTATGCGTGCAAGCCCTACTTAGATTATTTTCGATCGAAAAACCTTGCTCAATTGAGTAGGAAAGATATTGAGAAAATAGGCGATATTTTCTACACCTTCTCATCGAAAAAGTCGATAGGATTTACGGGTGCCTCCAAAATTTTGCATTTGATCAACCCTAACGTGTTTATGATGTGGGACGCGGGCATCCGAGGTGCCTATCATAAGCTGCACAGAGAGAAAAAACATGGGGATAGAGAGTGCTACATCGAGTTTATGTGCCAGTCTCAGGAAATAGCTCGGGAGCTGCTGAAAATCACGAATGAGGATGAATTATGGAAAGAGCATTTATCCTTTGTCGTCGACAGGGACTTCGTCCAGGCGTTTTCATTCCGCGAGTCTATATTGAAGATGTTGGATGAATGCAACTACGTGAAGTTCACTAGGAATTTTGATTTCGACTGCGACATGCCGTAGAGCGCAGAACCCGTTAGCAAGGCCTTGAAGGAGTCAAACCTGGCAAGGCTCACCCAGCTCAGCATGCCTCGCTTAGAGGTTGTGATGTTTCGAAGTTGAGTTTCGAGAACTACACAGAGGAGCGTCAGTGTGGCAAAAGACGCGCCCCCGATCACGCGTGTCAAGATCAGAAAAATTCGAGGAAACCCATCATGTGTAGCATAAACTCGGGAGCTAGGAATGCGATATGGGGCTACGATACCATGTACTACTGGGCATCGCAGCGGAGTCGGGCGTTTTCGCTCGATAGGCTGCGGGTTGCGGAGGCTAGCCGAGGGCTCTGCAGAGGGTGCTGTAGGCGCAGTAGCCGCAGCGGGGTCCCCTGAGCGGGGCTGGTGGCAGCTGCGCGGCGACCATCCTCCAGAGCCCGCGGGCCAGCGACTCGACGTACCGGCGGGTGGCGGGCGTGACCCTCTCCTCCACCGGGCCGTTGGAGCCGACGACGATGACGCTCGCGAGGGTGAGCCTCATCGTCTCCTCCGCGCAGAGGCCGTAGGCGACGGCTTGCGCGAGCACGTGCCTCAGCCTGCCCCTCAGTGCCCTCCGGGAGACGGGGGTTAGGGCTTTCACTTCCACAGCCTTGAAGAGGCGCCCGTTGATTAGCAGCGCGTCCGCGAAGCCGTAAAGCCCCAGCCGCCTGCTGGCGACCCTCACGCATCTCTCAACCCTCCAGCCCTCCGGCGCCAGGTGGGCGAGCTGAACGTCCAAGCGCTGTGCGGCGCGCATCGACTCGGTCACGTAGTCCCTCTCGACGAACAGCTGGAGGTAGGCGTAGCGGGGGCAGTAGGCGTACTCCTTCAGCAGCCTCACGGGGAGCAGGCCGGCCTCGATGAGGCTAGACAGTGGCGTAGGGCCTCACCCCCTCGAGCGGGGCCATCGGGGTTCCCAGCACGAAGGCCTCCCTCACGCTCCTCCCGGGGACGACGAAGACGATGACCGAGTCCGTGGAGGCGTCGATGAGGGGAGCGACGGCCCTCGCCACATCCTTCGCCCTAGCCACCCCTCCCACCCCGACGAAGGCGCTCCTCTGCACCCTCGCCAGACCCATCAGCTTCAGCCTCCTCGCCACCCTCTCCCTGGACTCGTTATCCGAGATGTCGTAGATCACGATCAGCCGCAAGCCTACCACCTCACCCTGTAGGCGGCGTAGACGGGCTCCGAGCCCCTGAGGTAGGAGGCGAGCTGGGCCGCCTTCCGCAGGATGATGCTGTCCAGCGGAGCCTTCGAGGCCCCGTCCCCGTGCGGCCTGGAGAGCGCCTCCAGCACGACCTCCGCCACCGCCCTCCTCGACTCCCTGGTCAGAACCCCGTTCACCACCTCCAGCCTAGGGCTTGAGAAGATGAGGGGCTTGTCCACAGCCACCGGCCTGAACTGCTCGACGAAGTCGTACACCAGCGTCCGGTGCCCGCTCTTGGGAGCGTGCATGAAACCCCCGTAGGGGTCGAGGCCGACCAGGAGCAGGGCCCTCTCGCACCGGTAGTAGAGGATCCCGTACCCGTAGTTGAGGGCCAGGTTGAACGGGTCGCAGGCCGCCGGATCCCTCCCCTCAAACCCGTACTCCCCGGGTAGGAGCCTGGCCACCGCGCGCCAGTAGATGCGCGCAGCCCTCGCCTCGAGCTCCATGAACTCCAGCGCCCCCGCCCTGCAGGACCTGACTTCATCAGCCACCTCAAGGATCCGCTCCGCCTCCAGAGCCGGCCACTCCTCCCTCCTCGACTTCGCCGCGTACCTCAGCACGGCCGCCTGGTTCCTCAGCTTCGCCTCGACGATGCTGCGCACCGCCTCCAAGCCCCTCCCATCCAGCATCGCCCTGTACTGGGCCACCCTGGTCTCAACCGTCTTGTTGATCACCGGCGGGTACAGCCTGGCGACAGGCTCGCCGCGCGGGCCCAGCACCACCACGTCAACGCCCTGCACCGCCAGGAGGCTCAGGGCCGCGCTCGAGAGGGAGGCGGCCCTCGTCGCGACAATCAGCGCGTCGAAGCGGGCCGGGGAAACCTCAACCCGCTCCCCGTCCGCAGCCTGGACCGTGACCACGCCCCTCCTCGCGTAGACTTTACAGGGCTTAGAGACGAACAGCGCCCTCAAGGCAGACACCCCTCCAAGGGCACAGCTGCGGGCAGGAGTCAGCCCGACCCGGGTCGTCGCCGGACTCCACGATCCTCGCGATCTCATCCCTCACGTCCAGCACCCTGCCGCGCAGCTCGTCGTCCACCGTCACCACCCTCCACGAGACCCTCCCCTCCCACGACAGGCTCACCACCACGCCGAAGTTGACCGGCACTAGAGCGGCCGCCTCCAGGGCCATCGCGTAGGCGGCGACAGCCAGCTCCTTCCTCGAGCCGTCCCCGAACACGAAGTCCACCGGCACCACCCCGACCACGAGGTCCGGCTTCACAACGCCGGAGAGGCCGATCGGGCTACCCGGCAGCTCCGGCTCCACAGCCACGGGGAGCCTGCGCCCCCCGAACACCCAGGAGGAGGCGAAGGAGGCGGCGACGTCGAAGGCCTCGGCAGCCCTCCTCCTCAACTGGCCCGTCAAGCCGCGGAGCACACCGGCCTTCCTCGCCGCAAGCTCCTCCATCAGCCTGCCCGGCCTCAGCGCCGCTCGGAAGGGCTCCAGGAAGGCGCTGTGCAGCACAGCCCCCACCCTCAGCAGCTGTCCATCCGGCGGCTTGAGGCCCATCACGCGGGAGAGGTACACGTCCCTCTTCGACGGGCAAGGCGAGGAGAGCTCCGAGACCGTGGGAGTAAAGGAGCGCCTCGGCCCCACGAGATCACCCCTCCAGCCCCGCAGCTCCGCCACCAGCTCCGCGGCCCCCAGAGCCCTAGCCCTCTCCCATACGTAATCTGGCAACATATTTCCTCCATAACAGTTAGTTACAGCCACCTTATAAACATATCCACCCCGGTTTCCGGTGGAAAAACTACCGAAAACGCTTGATAGTTAAGCTCCGATCTAAACCATTAGGGGGCTGCAGCGCTATGAGCAAGGCCTCTAAAACGTCCCCGTTCCGGCGAGTTAAGCCCAATGCTGTTTCCATAAGGAAACTCATTGCCAAACTAATCAATGAGGACAATATTAGCTAACAAACAGCTTTAGCTCCATCTCTGATCGAGAAAACCCCCCTAGGCGCAGTCGCCGAAACTATTCGCCTCAGTCAAAGGAACAGATGACCGCCGAAAAGCGGCACGCCAATCTCTCCCTCAGCCGACTTCGAGCACTGAGATATCGCAGATCCTGTCCTCTAAGTTACTCTTTCCATTCAGAGTTTCGACCCTTTATCGCTCCAAAAGTAAGGATCTTCGCCCCTGCAGGGCTCTTTACGACCGGTTAAGCGAGCTGCGTATCGGGGATCCTGCTGCGAGTGGTCTAGCTAGCGTGCGCTGTAAGCTTCATTCCTAGAGCTATAGCTTCTCTTCACTACAACGAGGCAGCGCCTTCTTCTCTCCTTCCCGCATTTCGTCTTCCTCTACTAGACCTTGCAGTAATCCCATCACATAGGTTAACAATTCCTGTTACCGCCTCAATGGCTGGGGGTAAGAAGCTTCTTGGTCTCCCTACTCTATTGATGACTTCATGAATGTTGTTTACGAAGATTTTAGATCTTAAAATTCCGCTTTTGGTAACTAGTATGTTTGGAAGATCCTTCAAATGCTTGCCAACATCCTTTAGCACGTTGAACTCGCTTGCTATAAGCTCACCTATTTGCTCGAAGCAGCACCTACAAACCTCATGTATAGGCGATGTAATTTCCTCGGGCTTGTAAGAGGTGTAGTCTTGAACCTGATGGTAGTGGTGGAAAGCTATTGGGTAAAGCACAAGTAGACTGATCAACTCCTCCCGGTCTCCATTTTCTCCCTTCAACAAGCTGATGATATTCTCCGTGTGCAGATTAAGATCGAAAGCTTTACACAAAACAATATGAGCATAGAAAGCTGAGACTAGGTAGTGTTGTGGGAATCTTTCGCAAATCCCTTTCAGGCATTCCTCTTGGAATTTCTGAGCAGCTTTGCCTATATCGTGGAGAAGCGCAGCCAGAAGTATACATTCGCGTACCTCAGCTTTTTCGAGGCGGAGAACGTACGAAATTTTCTGCGAAAGAGCATCGGTTTCCCACCGCATCGAAGCCTGCCTGTACGTGTTAATGAGGTGCTCGCATAATAGCTCACACGTGCCGTGGGGTCCCCTGTACGCGAAGCAGCTCATACGCTAATCCCCGAACCGGAAACCTATTCCCTCCTCGTATGCGCCTTCATCGAGGATGTAGCATGTAAGGAGCGGTTCAGCATCCATTGCTACGAGCTTCCGAATAAGTTCCTTACTCATGCGACTGTAATCCCTCTCCTCTTTCGGCGCTTCTTTGCACGTCAGAACTTCGACGCCCAAATATTTTCCCGATTCATCCCTGTAAATACCTACAGCGGCGAAGCCCCTTATCTTATCTTGAAGCCTTCGGAGCAAGCTTAAACCGTAGGTCACCGTCCTATCGACTATCTCGCCCAACTCACTGTCCCGCAAGTCCTCTGGTCTGCCGACAAAGAAGTGAGTGAGCGGCTCCCTCAGCAGCGAGTAGTTCATCTCCTCCTCGAGAGCACTAATGTTTCTAGACGGAAGCATGAAAGCGAAAAAGAGTACCTCGTAAACGTCCACGCCCTCTTCGTGAAGCCTATCTAAACCCTCCTGCAAATCGATTATCCTTTCGTAACCGTACACTTTGCCCCCATCGTTGTAATCGAAGGGTATCCTCCAGTCGATTCGGCTCCCCTCTATATTCGCGCTGCTGACGAAATTCACCAGCCTACGATTACTACCCTCATGGGTTATCAGGTATACTTCTCCCTCCTCCCCAGGGTCCTTTATGCGTCTACACACTCGACCAGCAACCTGGACTAGGGAGAAAGTGTTCGTAGCGTCTCTGAAGGCTGCATCGAAATCCCAGTTCACTCCGGCTTCAACTACAGGCGTTGCAACAACGGCGAATCCGCGTGAACAGCCCCTTTGAAGCTCTTCGATCCTATGCGTGGCGATCGTTCTATCTCTGAGCGTCAACTGGCCATGGATCAGAACAGCGTTAACCTCATCCTTCAGCGCCCGATAACTTTCCATAGCTTTTCGAACGCTATCTCTTACGATGAGAACCCTCTTGCCGGAGTAGACGAGCTCTTTTGCCTTTTCCACTACCTTTTCCTCCTCAGTAAGCTCAGTCTTCCAAGAAATTTTCTTAGCCCAATCCAAGAAGTTAGCATCCTTCAGCACCAAAGTGCGACCTTCCTTTTTCCACTCCTGCCCCAGCGTGAATATCCTTAGCCGTTGGTTGGACCACTCAACCAGCTTCTGCTTGAAGACGCTCCCGAGAGTTGCTGACATCACCACCAGCGGTATTCTCGCGCTCAGAGAGTACTCAATCAGCTTCCTGAGGAAGCATAGCATTTTCCCGGTGCTTTCGTCCTCAGGGTAGCGCAGGATCATATGAGCCTCGTCGAGAAAGACCGATGAGGCAAGGATCCTAGCCCTCAGGATGGCGTAGCGCTTGACGCTTCTGAAACTATCGATGACTGGAACACGCATCATGTTGTAAGCGAATGAGTCTAACGTGGTCACGATCGCTCGGGCATCGAAAGCGGGGCTCTTCTGGGCCTTGATAGACGATCGATTCCCGCTGCCGTACTCCCTGAACATTAAGTCCATGCACATTTGGTAGGCCACATCGCCCTCACCCACACCCATTCTCTCGAATGCCTCCCGGGCTATCTTTAAGCGAGCATCCGATTTCTGCGGATCGAAAGCGGCGAGGTAGAAATTCCTGTAAATATCGCTGATGATTGCTCTCAGCGGAAGGACGTGAATGAGGTTTCTGGAAACCCCTATTTCGTGGAGCTCGCTCGCTAGCAGGGGGACGGACGTAGATTTCCCGTAACCGGGAGGCGCTTCGACAACGATTATCTCAGACGCGTTATAGGAGCCGCGGAGGTACTCCACTACCGAATTGACCAGCTCACCGCTCATACTGCCTCAAGTTATCAGCCTCGACAAATTCATCAACCTCTGAGCGACCTGGTTCCAGTTACCCTTTAAGATTTGACTACCCTCCCGCTGAACTTCAGCTGAAGTTAGTAAGCGAAGCGCGCCGTAGAGGTAGATCGGCTGCCGATAGAAGTGGTACATCGCTAGGCCGTTGGCGAGGTTTTGCACAAGCCCACGGTAGTTGTTGAACCCTTCCGCTGGGCAGTTCATCAGCAGCCGGACTATGGAGCCCGCAGCACCGCTAAGCCCGATCATCTTCACCAGACCCGTTATATCGATGCTGTCGAAGCCCTTAGCCATTACTTTCTGCCCGGAGAGGGCTAGCCGGAGGTACTCGAAGGACGTTGGGTTTTTGAAGATACTCTTCAGCACTTTTAGCCTCGCGGCTCTCACCGCGACAGCGGCTGAAGCCCCGATCAGTATTGGGAGGAATCCCATGTTCGCCTGAGCTAATCTTCGGGTTACGCGGCGGACCAGGGAGTTTACTCTTCCGCTAAGGGGGGCTAGCTGGGGGTGTAGCCTTACCATTACGTAGCCGTACTCCGTTATGCCCTCTTCTCGTCCCCCCACAATGTATGCAAAGGTGAGCAGAGCGCCAATACAAGCAAGCGCAATAACCTCCTCGCTGGCTCTGAAAACGTCCCTTTTCTTACGCCCGGGCCCGCCCACAATTCTTACGTGCTCTGCGAAATCTATCGAGAGAGCTGACGGTAGCGACAAGGTCTTCATACCATGACCCTGGGCACTGATGTAGGTGCTTATAACGTTCAGAGCGTCCTGAAGGGTCATCGACTGATCTTTAGGGCCAAGCGGGAAGGGAGGGCGGTTCGCGAGGCGGCTTTTCACTGCCGGTGACTGCGTGACGTGATTGTGAAGATTCTGGAGCATGCTGATGGCGTTCCCAGCGTTTAAGTCTTGGATTACCATCCCTATAGTTAAGCGTAGAGCTGCATCAGCGAACCAGGCGAACGAGTAACCTTCGAATTCGGCTAGATTACCGATCGTTACAACTGGTGCCCTCCCAGCTCCTCTGGAGCTTGTCTGCCCTCTTCTACCGCCCATGCTCTAGCACCTCACGGGGGACCGGTATGCACAGGAGCTCAGTCGACGTAGCCATGGTCATTACGACGCCTCGCTCGCCTAAGATTACGCTTACGGGCTTCAGTGAAAGTGGGCTTGGAACTACATACTCCTCGTACGGTATACTCCGAGGATCTGAAATGCTCTTTCTGAAATTCTCAGGAGTGAGTCTAGGCAGTCTTTCGATAACACCTGCATCCCTATCATAATCCTGTGCGATGGCCCTGGGGAAGTAGAAGCGCGTTTCGCACTCAGTATCGTCCCGGATGATCTTCGACGCCTCCTCGAAAACAACCTCTTCGACAGAAACCAAACCCTCCTTCCTCCCCACTCTTACGATGCCGTATGCGCACCTAATCAACTCGGGGTCCGTTATTAGGTAGAACGCGTACAGCTGGTCAGCAAGAGTGCACCTCCGTGCAGCGATTGTATAGGCCATTTCAAGTCTACTCCAGTAGTCCTTTCGGAGGTATATGTGCTGGTACACTCGTTCGACGGTTCTGAACGTAACGTAAGTGTAGACCGGTGCGGCAGCGGCATACAGTACCTTTCCCTGCTCTACGAGCTCCACCGCCGGTGAGCAATCGTTAACAAGCTCCATGTAAGAACCGCGCAACCTGAAGTACGGGTAAGCTAGTGCACCAACCAGTGTGGTGGGCGGCGGCAGTAGGAAGGAGTCTGCAGATATCGAAGTTAATGGTACAAAAACCGATATCGGTGAGTGTAGAGAGAGTCTCACGAGGAGGGCGTATACTCGTCTCATCACTTTCCACTTCCCGCTTTAATCCATTCGAGGGTCTTGTCT encodes the following:
- a CDS encoding TM1812 family CRISPR-associated protein translates to MSGGVLIVSTWGDPSRWAGVRYRFRELAGRARSALPLILYGAGRGARALILVPDTLYASPGLRAGSLPGTWGELEREVRCWVEKVYGEFVDAFEVEEESLDEGVRGWLKGSVEVLVCPGFGRFRLKDRWLVFRGSLQLYKSVVLLHVLKKVLDAGGVDEVWLDLTHGVNYMPSTALVAVLAALRVLRFKLKDLRLRILNSDPFPGPEGGLVELAVHEMVLDPGFYQFPNPEAGRGRRLLHDVLDLLQQPQTLLSVDFRGVAGGLRELGERLSGAREVFESLWYAASFGFPLVALDYAPRLLGRAQLPRLREVVDELIGAVAEALRGARLAEEGGEVTVDTACLISEGRWRTLEVLLEAYSAAEALLEAVERYRPVEVGGRRGYRLSDLWSFAEQHLKPTAPHVEYLLSNEENNLLKCLLAAEACGKLERWCSFRELEREARERERELRERWEELLEDREFRRAARERVILRYRDGYQPSYRDRVFITHSGLPYDGVEVYCSRGQPRPDRGFEATGFAHPP
- the cas4 gene encoding CRISPR-associated protein Cas4, whose protein sequence is MRLLKEYAYCPRYAYLQLFVERDYVTESMRAAQRLDVQLAHLAPEGWRVERCVRVASRRLGLYGFADALLINGRLFKAVEVKALTPVSRRALRGRLRHVLAQAVAYGLCAEETMRLTLASVIVVGSNGPVEERVTPATRRYVESLARGLWRMVAAQLPPAPLRGPRCGYCAYSTLCRALG
- the cas2 gene encoding CRISPR-associated endonuclease Cas2 — translated: MVGLRLIVIYDISDNESRERVARRLKLMGLARVQRSAFVGVGGVARAKDVARAVAPLIDASTDSVIVFVVPGRSVREAFVLGTPMAPLEGVRPYATV
- the cas1 gene encoding CRISPR-associated endonuclease Cas1, with the protein product MRALFVSKPCKVYARRGVVTVQAADGERVEVSPARFDALIVATRAASLSSAALSLLAVQGVDVVVLGPRGEPVARLYPPVINKTVETRVAQYRAMLDGRGLEAVRSIVEAKLRNQAAVLRYAAKSRREEWPALEAERILEVADEVRSCRAGALEFMELEARAARIYWRAVARLLPGEYGFEGRDPAACDPFNLALNYGYGILYYRCERALLLVGLDPYGGFMHAPKSGHRTLVYDFVEQFRPVAVDKPLIFSSPRLEVVNGVLTRESRRAVAEVVLEALSRPHGDGASKAPLDSIILRKAAQLASYLRGSEPVYAAYRVRW
- the cas4a gene encoding type I-A CRISPR-associated protein Cas4/Csa1, translated to MPDYVWERARALGAAELVAELRGWRGDLVGPRRSFTPTVSELSSPCPSKRDVYLSRVMGLKPPDGQLLRVGAVLHSAFLEPFRAALRPGRLMEELAARKAGVLRGLTGQLRRRAAEAFDVAASFASSWVFGGRRLPVAVEPELPGSPIGLSGVVKPDLVVGVVPVDFVFGDGSRKELAVAAYAMALEAAALVPVNFGVVVSLSWEGRVSWRVVTVDDELRGRVLDVRDEIARIVESGDDPGRADSCPQLCPWRGVCLEGAVRL
- a CDS encoding CRISPR-associated endonuclease Cas3'', producing MSCFAYRGPHGTCELLCEHLINTYRQASMRWETDALSQKISYVLRLEKAEVRECILLAALLHDIGKAAQKFQEECLKGICERFPQHYLVSAFYAHIVLCKAFDLNLHTENIISLLKGENGDREELISLLVLYPIAFHHYHQVQDYTSYKPEEITSPIHEVCRCCFEQIGELIASEFNVLKDVGKHLKDLPNILVTKSGILRSKIFVNNIHEVINRVGRPRSFLPPAIEAVTGIVNLCDGITARSSRGRRNAGRREEGAASL
- the cas3 gene encoding CRISPR-associated helicase Cas3' produces the protein MSGELVNSVVEYLRGSYNASEIIVVEAPPGYGKSTSVPLLASELHEIGVSRNLIHVLPLRAIISDIYRNFYLAAFDPQKSDARLKIAREAFERMGVGEGDVAYQMCMDLMFREYGSGNRSSIKAQKSPAFDARAIVTTLDSFAYNMMRVPVIDSFRSVKRYAILRARILASSVFLDEAHMILRYPEDESTGKMLCFLRKLIEYSLSARIPLVVMSATLGSVFKQKLVEWSNQRLRIFTLGQEWKKEGRTLVLKDANFLDWAKKISWKTELTEEEKVVEKAKELVYSGKRVLIVRDSVRKAMESYRALKDEVNAVLIHGQLTLRDRTIATHRIEELQRGCSRGFAVVATPVVEAGVNWDFDAAFRDATNTFSLVQVAGRVCRRIKDPGEEGEVYLITHEGSNRRLVNFVSSANIEGSRIDWRIPFDYNDGGKVYGYERIIDLQEGLDRLHEEGVDVYEVLFFAFMLPSRNISALEEEMNYSLLREPLTHFFVGRPEDLRDSELGEIVDRTVTYGLSLLRRLQDKIRGFAAVGIYRDESGKYLGVEVLTCKEAPKEERDYSRMSKELIRKLVAMDAEPLLTCYILDEGAYEEGIGFRFGD
- the cas5a gene encoding type I-A CRISPR-associated protein Cas5a produces the protein MRRVYALLVRLSLHSPISVFVPLTSISADSFLLPPPTTLVGALAYPYFRLRGSYMELVNDCSPAVELVEQGKVLYAAAAPVYTYVTFRTVERVYQHIYLRKDYWSRLEMAYTIAARRCTLADQLYAFYLITDPELIRCAYGIVRVGRKEGLVSVEEVVFEEASKIIRDDTECETRFYFPRAIAQDYDRDAGVIERLPRLTPENFRKSISDPRSIPYEEYVVPSPLSLKPVSVILGERGVVMTMATSTELLCIPVPREVLEHGR